A genome region from Nicotiana tabacum cultivar K326 chromosome 13, ASM71507v2, whole genome shotgun sequence includes the following:
- the LOC107815747 gene encoding PLAT domain-containing protein 3, with protein MGVAQVNQFWLHLVILFSISVSSIYGTELNCVYTAYVRTGTFWGSGTDSKITLSLYDANGHGLRINNLQAWGGLMGPGYNYFEMDQLDMFTGRGPCLTAPICKMNLTSDGSGDHHGWYCNYVEVTSTAEHKRCSQQLFTVEAWLSAGQYPDGLTAIRNNCKRISNEQQPIHDSDQSYKVVDVI; from the exons ATGGGAGTAGCACAAGTTAACCAATTCTGGTTGCATCTCGTCATCCTCTTCTCCATCTCCGTTTCTTCTATTTATGGCACT GAACTGAATTGTGTATACACAGCTTATGTTCGGACTGGGACATTCTGGGGGTCTGGAACTGACTCAAAAATTACCTTGTCTCTTTATGATGCCAATGGCCATGGGCTTAGAATCAACAACCTACAGGCTTGGGGTGGGCTTATGGGGCCAGGTTACAACTACTTTGAAATGGACCAATTGGATATGTTTACGGGCCGTGGTCCGTGTTTGACTGCGCCAATCTGTAAAATGAACTTGACTTCTGATGGATCAGGTGATCACCACGGATGGTACTGTAACTACGTGGAAGTTACGTCTACAGCAGAACACAAACGATGCAGCCAACAACTGTTCACCGTGGAGGCGTGGCTCAGTGCCGGTCAGTACCCAGATGGGTTGACCGCCATTAGGAACAACTGTAAGCGTATTTCCAACGAACAACAACCAATTCATGATTCTGATCAATCTTATAAAGTAGTTGATGTAATTTAA